From Chryseobacterium shandongense, the proteins below share one genomic window:
- the leuB gene encoding 3-isopropylmalate dehydrogenase, translating into MKTSFKIAVLPGDGIGPEVVNESTKILNAIGEAFNYTFEFTYGLMGAEAIFKTGNPLPDETLQICKESDAVLFGAIGDPSFDHNPDAKVRPEQGLLKLRKELGLFANIRPLKTYSSLIDKSPVKREVIEGTDIQIFRELVSGIYFGEKFTDEEAGYAYDICKYNREEIIPIVHMAFQEAQKRRKKLTLIDKANVLDTSRLWRKVCKEIAHEYPDVELDFMFVDNAAMQLILNPKQFDVIVTENMFGDIISDEASVIGGSIGLLPSASIGNENALFEPIHGSYPQAKGKGIANPVASVLSTAMMLDYLGLDQAAEKLRQSVEYAIENKYVTADLNDEQHYSTSEVGSFIADYIKYSEKSYYNFENVKIGKSTIV; encoded by the coding sequence ATGAAAACAAGTTTTAAAATTGCCGTTCTTCCCGGAGACGGAATCGGACCGGAAGTAGTGAATGAAAGCACTAAAATTTTGAATGCAATTGGCGAAGCTTTTAATTATACCTTTGAATTCACCTATGGATTGATGGGGGCAGAAGCTATTTTCAAGACAGGAAACCCTTTGCCGGACGAAACGCTGCAGATTTGTAAGGAATCTGATGCGGTGCTTTTCGGAGCTATCGGAGATCCTTCTTTTGATCATAATCCTGATGCGAAAGTACGGCCTGAACAAGGACTTCTGAAACTCCGTAAGGAACTCGGGCTTTTTGCCAACATCCGTCCGTTAAAAACATATTCTTCTCTAATTGATAAAAGTCCGGTAAAACGAGAAGTTATTGAAGGAACCGACATTCAGATTTTCAGGGAACTCGTGAGCGGAATTTATTTCGGTGAAAAATTTACCGATGAAGAAGCAGGATATGCTTATGATATTTGTAAATACAATCGTGAAGAAATCATACCCATTGTTCATATGGCTTTTCAGGAAGCGCAGAAAAGAAGAAAAAAATTAACCCTGATTGACAAAGCTAACGTTTTAGATACTTCCAGATTATGGAGAAAGGTTTGTAAAGAAATTGCCCATGAATATCCGGATGTAGAACTTGATTTTATGTTTGTTGATAATGCGGCGATGCAGTTGATTTTAAATCCTAAACAATTTGATGTCATTGTAACCGAAAATATGTTCGGCGATATTATCTCTGACGAGGCGAGTGTCATCGGAGGTTCCATCGGTCTTCTTCCGTCGGCTTCCATTGGAAACGAAAACGCTTTGTTTGAGCCTATTCACGGATCTTATCCTCAGGCAAAAGGAAAGGGAATTGCGAATCCTGTCGCGTCGGTTTTAAGTACAGCGATGATGCTGGATTATCTCGGATTGGATCAGGCGGCCGAAAAATTAAGACAGTCTGTAGAATATGCTATTGAAAACAAATATGTAACAGCAGATCTGAATGATGAACAGCATTATTCTACGAGTGAAGTAGGAAGCTTTATTGCAGATTACATCAAATATTCGGAAAAGTCTTATTATAATTTTGAAAATGTAAAAATCGGAAAATCTACGATTGTCTGA
- the leuD gene encoding 3-isopropylmalate dehydratase small subunit — MQKLVMIQSRAIPLPVENIDTDQIIPARFLKSIDKKGFGENLFRDWRYDVHTNKPNTDFVLNNPKYSGEILVAGNNFGCGSSREHAAWSLTDYGFKVVISSFFADIFKGNALNNGLLPVKVSENFIQEILDGITENPERELKVDVESQTVSLGDRSEYFEIDSYKKICLMNGYDDIDFLISRKQAIQEFELKTQKIYENKF; from the coding sequence ATGCAAAAATTAGTCATGATACAATCCCGGGCCATTCCGTTGCCGGTAGAAAATATAGATACCGACCAGATTATTCCGGCACGGTTTTTAAAAAGTATTGATAAAAAAGGGTTCGGAGAAAATCTTTTCAGAGACTGGCGTTATGATGTTCATACAAATAAACCCAACACTGACTTTGTATTAAACAACCCCAAATACTCCGGAGAGATTCTGGTTGCCGGAAATAATTTCGGTTGCGGAAGCAGTCGGGAACACGCGGCTTGGTCGTTGACGGATTATGGTTTTAAAGTAGTTATTTCAAGCTTTTTTGCTGATATTTTTAAAGGAAATGCATTAAATAATGGCTTATTACCTGTAAAAGTTTCCGAAAATTTTATACAGGAAATTTTAGACGGTATTACTGAAAATCCTGAACGGGAATTAAAGGTTGATGTGGAAAGCCAGACGGTAAGCTTGGGAGATCGTTCCGAATATTTTGAAATTGATTCTTACAAAAAAATCTGCCTGATGAACGGGTATGATGATATTGATTTCCTGATCAGCCGAAAACAGGCCATTCAGGAATTTGAATTGAAAACACAGAAAATTTATGAAAACAAGTTTTAA